In Deltaproteobacteria bacterium, the DNA window AAAGCAGGCAATTTTGTTCAAGGTCAAGGAAGGCGAAGATTTTAACCCGTCCCGCTTAGGATGCCAAGCGGCAGAGGCACCAAACATTGAAGTATTTTGAGGATTAAAATCTGAGCCTGACGCAGCCTGCCCGCCGGCTGTTTGGCGGGCTTGTCACGCCGTAGCCATAGCGAAGGCGTAAAATTGGAGAAAAGGGCCATTTATGGACAGGCACGAAATAACTCAACCCCAGGGGCCCCCGGTCTCCGGGTCCCCGGGATGATACTCAAGAGGAAAGGGATCGAAGCCATGGAGATCTTTCACGATTACGTTCAATGCGATGATTGCGGAAACAAGAATTTCAGGCCTGTTTACAGCTTTTCTATCCGGTTCTACGGTGTCAATTTTTCCGATGAACTCATCTACGACAAACTGACCGACGAAAGCTACCAATGCACGGAATGCGGCAAAATTTACACCATCGGCCAGATCGAGGAAAAGCTTGCGGAGTTTAAAAAAATCCGCAAGCGCCGCTCGTAGAAAAACAGCCCTCAAATCATGGAAAGTAAAAGAGCCCTTGAACGAATCCCTTCTTGATAAGTGCTTCAGGGGAAGAAAGACGCGGCTCCTCATGAGAACTCATGGGGGGATATTCTTGGAGAGTCAACAGATAAAACGACTCCCGCCCTTCGGTCAGGGTCCCTCGAGACCTGGGAAATTGCGGAAAAGGGTCATTTATGGATGGGCGCTAGGGCTTTTCGACGTCCTTTAAGTAAAATTGGAATTTGTAAGATCCAAGTTCGATAGTATCAAAATCCTTCAGGGGCACACTTTCTTTTACCACCTCACCGTTCACCTTTAGTTTGGCCAACCCGCCCGTAAAGGAGATATTGTATCCGGTGGGCCTTCTGCTTATGGTTGCTGCAGTAGCCCCGATGAACATGCCTGAGAGTTTGATCTCAGAAGTATCCGCTTTGCCGATTTTTGTAAGCTTCTTCTTCAATTCGAATTCACCCAGGTTGGACCCGTCGATGAAACTGATTACACCGACCTTCTCCGGGGGGCGAGGGGCACGTTTCGCTCCCGGTTGTTTCGCCAGGAGCTCCCGCTGCTTGGCGGTATCAAGCATCATGGTCTTGTCCATGTCCAGTTTCGGCTTCTGCTTGCCTTCATCCTTCGCGCTCTCGGCTGATACGAAGAGAAGCACATGCTTCCCGATGGCGATGTTGTCACCGTGTGCCAGCCGGTGAGAAAGGATCTTCTTGTCGTTCACAAAGGTACCGTTAGTACTCTGGAGATCCGTCAGGATGAACTGGTCACCCGCCTTATCGATCCTCGCGTGATATCCTGATACAGCAAGGTTGTCGATCACGATGACATTGTCGGGTTTTCTCCCGATGGTTATACTATCCTTCAGGAACGGATATTCCTTGATAACCTGATTGTTGAACATCAAGATTAATCTCGCCATGGTATTCTTCCCCCTTGATCCCCTGGGTAAAAGAAATTATTGTCCTCGTGTGCCTCTCAAGAGAAGAATTTTTCCGATCCGACCCAAAGCGGAAGTGTTTCCAAAAGAAATCTTCGCCTTAAGTTGACACCGGGTTCTACTGCTTCGTGTTTTGAGTGTACCCTGATTTTATATGCAACCATAACGTATTCCTGCGGTTAAAATTTCCGCCATCCCATACGGGCCGGAGACTTGGCCTTGCCCAAATTTTCTAATCTATGAATGGACCACCTGAGTCTGCTTCGTTATCCGACCGCCTGCGGTATGCGCTTATATCTTAGCACTCGATGCCTTGTATCTTCCACAAACCAAATACTTGCAAAATCAAGGTCCCTGTTTTAATAACCAATGTTATCTTTAATCAAGCTGAAATAGCAAGCTGAAACAAACCATTCACTTTTAAGGACGCCTTCATTCCTATCCAAAAACACTTCATACGGGCCGGTCGTACATTAAAATCCTCAGGGAACCAAATTCCTTATACCTTTTTGGGCCCACAACAGGAGATCAACAAAGAAAAATCCCGCCCTCTTCATCATTCCTTCTTTTACCCTCCTGCCCGGTGCGGAGAGAGAGACACACACCACAGTCGTGTTGTCATGCCCGCCACGCTCAAGAGCGCTTTCTACGAAGCGCTGGCAGAGGGTCTGGGGTTCGGATTCGGTAAAGGTCATTTCAAGTATCTCGTTGTCTTCCACGAGATCCGTCAGCCCGTCGGTACACAGGATGTACAGGTCATCTTCACCCGGATCAATCTCGAAGATATCCGGATCCACCTGTTCGGCGGATCCCAGGTTTCTGGTCAAAACGTGCTTGAGAGGTGAAAGGGCGGCCTCCTCAGGGGAGATGATACCTTGCTCCACCTGTTCCCAGACAATGGTGTGATCCCGGGAGAGCCGCTCGATCCGCCCGTTTCTTACCAGGTAAATCCGGCTGTCCCCTACATTCGCGGCGATGACCATATCGGGGGTTACGAGCAAAATAACCACCGTGGTTCCCATGCCCTGGTACTGCTCGTAATGCATGGCCATTTCATAGATCACACGATTGGCCAGCCTTATGCTGCTCAGGATACAATTCCCCTTCGCGGTAAGGGTTTCATCATAGGCCCCGAAAAGGTCCTCCCTGGGGTTTTCCTGCTCGATCCATCGCCGGCAACTTTCGATGATGATGTCCAAGGCGATTCTGCTGGCGACTTCCCCGGCAAGGTGTCCACCCATTCCATCCGCCACGATATAAAGGCCCAGGGAATCTTCGAGATGAAAGGCGTCTTCGTTCCCTTTCCTCTTGAGTCCAACGTCCGTAAGCCCTGCGGATTTAATGATCAATCTACCCCCGTTTTCTCGCATACCACTCCAAAGAGAACCCTTTACTCCATCAGGCCCTTTTCTTCCTCGACAACTGGTCAATCCGGGCCAGGATCAGTCGCAGGTATTTCGCCATCTCGCCAGCGCCCGAAAATCTCTCCTTGGGGTCTTTCGCCAGGGCCCGGTCGAGGATCTGGTCACATACCCTAGGTATCCTTGGGTTGTATTCCCTCACCGAGGGATGCTTGACCTGGGTGATTTGATAAAGCAGGCTGCTCAAGTTGTCTCCATGGAATGGAGTCTTCCCCGTGAGCAGTTGAAAAAACAAGACCCCGAGGGAGAAAATGTCGGAGCGATAATCGATCTTCTGACCCATGATCTGTTCGGGAGACATATAGTTCGGCGTTCCCAGGATGACACCCGTCTTGGTCCTGGATGATGATATGGCCTTGGCGATTCCGAAATCCGTCACCTTCACACCGCCGTTCTTGAGGAGCATGATGTTGGCAGGCTTGATATCCCTGTGGATGACTTCAGCCCTGTGGGCGAATTCCAAGGCCTCCGCCACCCGGGCCACCACGTCCAGCACCTTGCGGAAGGGAAGAAGAGTGCTCCTTTCGATATACTTTTCCAGATCCTCCCCTTCGAGGTACTCCATGACCATGTAAGTCAGGTCCCCCTCCTCTCCCACGTCGTAAATTGTTACGATGGAGGGATGGGACAACCGCCCGGCGATTTCAGCCTCCCGGAAGAATCTCTCCTTGATCTCATGAATTACGTCTTCATCGAATTCATCGGAAAAGCGGATCGTCTTGATGGCCAGAAGCCGATTGATCTTCGGGTCCAGGGCCTTGTACACAAGTCCCATGGCCCCCTTTCCCAGTTCACCGATTATCTCATAACGACCGATCCTGCCCGGGCTTTCAATTCCGGATTCCGCAAGGACACTTGTCTCCGTGAGTCCTTCGTGGCTCCCTATGGTCGAGGACTGGTCACCCTCTTCAAGCTTGGCCATTCTTTCGGAGACATCCCGGAAATCTCCACCCTTTGCTATATAGGAATAGGCGGCCAAGGCCTTGTCCGGCTGACGTTTCTGTTCAAATGCCCGTGCCAGATTGTAGATCAGGTCCTTTGTTTCCAGATCCAGGGGAAGTTTCTTGAATTTTTCAAAAGCCAGATCCAGAAGACCCTGGCTCTGGAAACTGAGCCCCAGGAGACGATTCGTCTCCACTGAATCCCCTTTCCGGGCTCCCCCGGAGATGATACGCCCTGCCAAGGAAGAAATCAGGTAGACGGAGAAAACCGTGGCGACTATATAGATGGAGCGCAACCACATATTGCCGAAGGCAAAAAGGAGGAGGCCTGCCAATAACGGACCACCCAACCAGATTCCCATCCAGGAAGCCTTTCCCCATTTTCCCGTACCAGGGAAATAAAGCGCACAAAAGATTCCGGCGATGAGGAGAAGAAAGATCTCCACGTATGGTGTCCAGGTAGGACGCGATAGACAGTCTCCATAAAGGATGGCATTCAGGGAGTGGGCCGTCATGAGGAGTGCCGTCATACGGGAAAGGTCATCCCGGCCCATCAAAGATCCAGGGGCACCCGCCATCCCTACGAGCACGACTTTCCCCTTGAAGAGATTCTCCGTCCCTTTTCCATCCAGGACATCCTTTGCTGATACCCGCCTGAATCCGTTATGCTCCGGGAAATTCTTGAATAGCATCTCTCCGTTTAACGCAGGAATCGTCCGCTCTCCCATGCGGACCCCGCCACTGCCGGCATAGACCTGGTTGGGTTGTTTTCCTGCCAGAACCATGGCCAGTCTCAGGGGAACCGAAGGGATGAGGGTGCCTTTGCAATCGATGAAAAGGGGATGTGTCATCCGGCCATGTAGCCGGGGTCCCGGGGCCTTGGCGTGACCCAGGCCCAGGGCGGCCTTTGCAAGTTCCGGGTAGGGGAGTAAAAGTGCCCGTGCCGCGTGCTCAAGAAGATCGGAGGAAGATATGTGGCCCCGGGTAAGGGAGTTCTTGTAAAGCTCAGGAGGAAACTCCCCTTCGGAGGAGGATTCACCCATGGGGTGGGATGCTTCGTATATCGCCAGAACGACTTTTCCGCTTTGTCTCACGCGGTCAAGGAGTCTTTTGTCTCCATCCAAAAGCTTTTCCATCCGGGCGATGTTCTCCCGCACCCAGGCCTTGAGG includes these proteins:
- a CDS encoding FHA domain-containing protein, with the translated sequence MARLILMFNNQVIKEYPFLKDSITIGRKPDNVIVIDNLAVSGYHARIDKAGDQFILTDLQSTNGTFVNDKKILSHRLAHGDNIAIGKHVLLFVSAESAKDEGKQKPKLDMDKTMMLDTAKQRELLAKQPGAKRAPRPPEKVGVISFIDGSNLGEFELKKKLTKIGKADTSEIKLSGMFIGATAATISRRPTGYNISFTGGLAKLKVNGEVVKESVPLKDFDTIELGSYKFQFYLKDVEKP
- a CDS encoding Stp1/IreP family PP2C-type Ser/Thr phosphatase — encoded protein: MIIKSAGLTDVGLKRKGNEDAFHLEDSLGLYIVADGMGGHLAGEVASRIALDIIIESCRRWIEQENPREDLFGAYDETLTAKGNCILSSIRLANRVIYEMAMHYEQYQGMGTTVVILLVTPDMVIAANVGDSRIYLVRNGRIERLSRDHTIVWEQVEQGIISPEEAALSPLKHVLTRNLGSAEQVDPDIFEIDPGEDDLYILCTDGLTDLVEDNEILEMTFTESEPQTLCQRFVESALERGGHDNTTVVCVSLSAPGRRVKEGMMKRAGFFFVDLLLWAQKGIRNLVP
- a CDS encoding protein kinase, whose amino-acid sequence is MGKRSNRIVIILGFAVTLTMAGLSLSGVSFLDGTERILYDSFARFIHPVERDTHRIILVEVDGEDPFYQSRNAISELVGLLDEGGSDLIALLMPFPGREKSPVLQEIRTLREKFEVISHRSNDEGLKAWVRENIARMEKLLDGDKRLLDRVRQSGKVVLAIYEASHPMGESSSEGEFPPELYKNSLTRGHISSSDLLEHAARALLLPYPELAKAALGLGHAKAPGPRLHGRMTHPLFIDCKGTLIPSVPLRLAMVLAGKQPNQVYAGSGGVRMGERTIPALNGEMLFKNFPEHNGFRRVSAKDVLDGKGTENLFKGKVVLVGMAGAPGSLMGRDDLSRMTALLMTAHSLNAILYGDCLSRPTWTPYVEIFLLLIAGIFCALYFPGTGKWGKASWMGIWLGGPLLAGLLLFAFGNMWLRSIYIVATVFSVYLISSLAGRIISGGARKGDSVETNRLLGLSFQSQGLLDLAFEKFKKLPLDLETKDLIYNLARAFEQKRQPDKALAAYSYIAKGGDFRDVSERMAKLEEGDQSSTIGSHEGLTETSVLAESGIESPGRIGRYEIIGELGKGAMGLVYKALDPKINRLLAIKTIRFSDEFDEDVIHEIKERFFREAEIAGRLSHPSIVTIYDVGEEGDLTYMVMEYLEGEDLEKYIERSTLLPFRKVLDVVARVAEALEFAHRAEVIHRDIKPANIMLLKNGGVKVTDFGIAKAISSSRTKTGVILGTPNYMSPEQIMGQKIDYRSDIFSLGVLFFQLLTGKTPFHGDNLSSLLYQITQVKHPSVREYNPRIPRVCDQILDRALAKDPKERFSGAGEMAKYLRLILARIDQLSRKKRA